Part of the Olsenella profusa DSM 13989 genome, GAGGACAGCGTCCCCTTGAAGGAGTCGGAGGCAAGGACAAAGTGGAACTGCGGGGACAGGTCATCCATGGCGCTTCCCTTTCACGCGGCTGCTTCCCTCCCATGATAGGACGGTCGCACGGGCAGGACCGGCCACGGCGCTGCGCCTAGCGGGGCAGCACGATGCAGTCGTAGCGCACGACCTTGCCCGAGAGCGAGTGGCTCGGCGTCCTTCCCGCAAGCGGAGGGCCCTTGAGCGGTCGCTTGACGACCACCTTGCGTGGGTGGGCGGCAAGCGCGGCGTCGAGCAACGCTCCCTCGTCCACGGCAGGGCGCTCCAGCAGCCGGAGCATCTGCAGCTTCTTCCTGGTTGAGGCATCCTTGCGGCGGGCAGGGAACATGGGGTCGAGAAAGACCACGTCGAGCGACGGCCCAGCGGCCATCTCGCGCAGGCCGCGGGCGCCGTCGCCAACGACCAACCGCATGCGCCCCACCACCTCGGCAAGCCCCGGCCGTCTCCGGGCGCGGGCGAGCCCGTCCGCCAGCAGCGCGGCGATCACGGCATCGTGCTCGAAGAGCGTGACCTCAAAGCCCGCGGCGGCAAGGAGCAGCGCGTCCTCCCCCAACCCAGCGGTGGCATCCACGGCGCGCGGTGTGGCTGCGCCCCCGCGCACGCGGGCGGCACGCACCAACAGCTCGCGCGAGAGCCGGTGGGGCTGCAGGCGTGGGAGCATCCGCGAGAAGTCCGCCCGCAGCTCCATGGCTTTGCCCGACAGCGTCAGCCCCTCCGGCCGCTCCACAAGCTTCAACCCCTCTGGCAGTGTGCCGCACATGCCTCACCTCGCGTCTCGCGCATCTCGTTTATGCTGGGTTTTCTCCGCTTCTCCCCTGGTTGTGCTGGGTTTCTTCCTGGCTGTGCTAGGTTTTTCAGCCGTTTTTGTCTCCTGTGCTGACTCTAGTCATCACGGGAGACATTTTGGGCGAGAAAACTCAGCACAGCCGAGGGACAAGGAAGGGACGGGAGCAAGGACGGAGAGGGGGCAGGACGGCTAGTCGCGCTCCTCCACGGCCGGACCAGGCTGGATGGCAGCAATGCCCTCCTCGCCCGTACGGATGCGCACGGCACGATCCACTCGATAGGCGAAGATCTTGCCATCGCCGACCTCTCCGGTACGCGCCGCCTCGCAAATGGCCCGGACGGCCCTGTCTGCCCACTCCTCGTCGCTCACCACGATCTCGAGCTTGACCTTGGGCAGCATGTTCATGCTCACGCTCGTGCCACGCACCCTGCGCTTGTAGCCCATCTGGGTGCCACAGCCCATCACCTGGCTCACCGTGAGGCCACGCACCCCGATTCCCATGAGGGCATCCTTGGCATCTTCCAGGCATTCCTCGCGAACGATCGCCTCTACCTTGACCATCAAGATCACCCCTAGTCGTCAAGCCCGTTGAAGGAAGGATACGCACGCTCTCCCTGCTGCGAAAGGTCCAGGCCAACGCGCTCCTCGCGGGCGCTCACGCGCAAGCCACCGCAGACGAGCCTCGTGAGTCCAACGCAGACGAGCGTGCCCATGATGGCAAGGGCGATGGTGACCAGCATGGCCACGAGCTGTGCGCCAAGCAGGTGCGCGTCACCAAAGACCGAGCCATCAACATGCAGCGCAGGATTGACGTCCCGGCTGGCGAAGAGGCCGGTGGCGATGCCACCCCACATACCACCGACGCCATGGCACCCAAAGGCGTCGAGAGCATCATCATAGCCAAGCGTGGGCTTGATGGCCGAGACGGCAAGGTAGCAGATGGGGCTCGCTAGGCCACCGATGAGAAACGCCGCCCACACCGGAACGAAGCCGCACCCCGGCGTGATGGCCACCAGACCGATCACGAGGCCCGTGCAGGCACCCACGAGCGTGGGCCTGCCGTCCGTTGCCACATCCATGAGCATCCAGGTGAGCTCTGCGGACGCCGCGCTGATGGCCATGGTCGCAAAGGCATGCACCGCCAGGCCGCTCGCGGAGAGCGCGCTGCCCGCATTGAAGCCAAACCAGCCAAAGAGCAGGAGCGCCGCACCGACGGCAACGAGTGGGATATTATGCACGCGGTAGTTGACCTGCTCGTACCCCTGGCGCCT contains:
- a CDS encoding ammonium transporter produces the protein MVASDTGFVLVCAALVLLMTPGLALFYGGLGRRKNVSNNIMASFCIIGVEVVMWALFGFSLAFGADHSGVIGGLDFLGLSGVGVDASSYAPTIPFLAYALFQMMFAIITPALITGAIAGRMRLKALLAFIVLWTIVVYYPIAHMVWGAGGILAALGSIDFAGGNVVHISSGVSALVLCVILGRRQGYEQVNYRVHNIPLVAVGAALLLFGWFGFNAGSALSASGLAVHAFATMAISAASAELTWMLMDVATDGRPTLVGACTGLVIGLVAITPGCGFVPVWAAFLIGGLASPICYLAVSAIKPTLGYDDALDAFGCHGVGGMWGGIATGLFASRDVNPALHVDGSVFGDAHLLGAQLVAMLVTIALAIMGTLVCVGLTRLVCGGLRVSAREERVGLDLSQQGERAYPSFNGLDD
- a CDS encoding P-II family nitrogen regulator produces the protein MVKVEAIVREECLEDAKDALMGIGVRGLTVSQVMGCGTQMGYKRRVRGTSVSMNMLPKVKLEIVVSDEEWADRAVRAICEAARTGEVGDGKIFAYRVDRAVRIRTGEEGIAAIQPGPAVEERD
- a CDS encoding class I SAM-dependent methyltransferase, which translates into the protein MCGTLPEGLKLVERPEGLTLSGKAMELRADFSRMLPRLQPHRLSRELLVRAARVRGGAATPRAVDATAGLGEDALLLAAAGFEVTLFEHDAVIAALLADGLARARRRPGLAEVVGRMRLVVGDGARGLREMAAGPSLDVVFLDPMFPARRKDASTRKKLQMLRLLERPAVDEGALLDAALAAHPRKVVVKRPLKGPPLAGRTPSHSLSGKVVRYDCIVLPR